In a single window of the Bactrocera dorsalis isolate Fly_Bdor chromosome 2, ASM2337382v1, whole genome shotgun sequence genome:
- the LOC105230896 gene encoding solute carrier family 22 member 3 — protein MSAFELQEKVNTITVNAFTVTPMISALNEASNNNKCDTTKATAKQHNTSAPNTVNAVAPQTPPPDIVQQVCGNFGHWQLRTILLIFLCKIPSAWFMACIIYTAPTPKKGDYYCRPPALMNLSRGSLTADTPAWVRMSHPVSDERDTDRRFYLDACNIYEEQLQRDFIANHANYTNPFEQPNVVRQANGSLKFKVNVLPCEHFEHNSDYKSLVSQFDLVCSRQLLISMTQSFHGLGAFIGGLVARHALKHVSPRRLMLVGMFFQVFCGCITGLVTNFQLHIYFRCLTSIACTVIMSAGQVILMDITDGRAKTIVTTLSELFWGIGLILLPGISIFFDSWSYLYVAISASVLILIFVHRWIADSPRWLLSCDKLDQALEQLLNSATINHRSIPLDLEEKLAHQAKHLQQEATCAPRYWSIWDKTTERQYICCVHVAWVGAIILHNVTLLMIRTMGTEYIHVNTVCLGLSEVLGIFIGLYLILYTRRRWLWCGQLLTLAGAVTYLIWTVPNTLKPSRRVGFEMIFWMFLKFATAVTFAVLATCTGEIVSSEKRPSLMYSVVTHSRFWLIFGPSIAVTIQFHNLIPITVLASLAVVTGVLLCFLNRAFWNMEKPRVAKVLTPKTYRRNSSAELLRRSSLGTKSEFYDNSLTISISDLWLVNSQFETITEQEDAAAPKEKYERERENEKQISEEHL, from the exons ATGTCCGCGTTTGAATTGCAAGAAAAAGTGAACACTATAACAGTAAATGCATTTACCGTTACTCCTATGATCTCTGCGCTTAACGAAgcaagtaacaacaacaaatgtgatACAACAAAAGCTACAGCAAAACAGCACAACACCTCAGCGCCAAACACAGTCAATGCGGTTGCGCCACAAACGCCGCCACCCGACATCGTGCAACAAGTGTGTGGCAACTTCGGTCACTGGCAGCTGCGCACCATACTGCTGATCTTTCTTTGCAAAATACCCTCCGCCTGGTTCATGGCTTGCATTATCTACACCGCGCCCACACCGAAGAAGGGCGACTACTACTGTCGTCCGCCGGCGCTTATGAATCTCAGCCGAGGCTCGTTGACGGCTGACACGCCCGCCTGGGTGCGCATGTCACATCCGGTGTCGGACGAACGCGACACCGATCGCCGCTTTTATTTGGATGCGTGCAATATTTACGAGGAGCAATTGCAACGGGATTTCATCGCCAATCACGCCAACTATACGAATCCGTTCGAGCAGCCAAATGTGGTGCGCCAGGCGAATGGTTCGTTGAAGTTCAAGGTGAATGTGTTGCCCTGCGAGCATTTCGAGCATAACTCCGATTATAAATCGTTGGTGTCGCAGTTTGATTTGGTTTGCTCGCGTCAGTTGTTGATATCTATGACGCAGTCATTTCATGGTTTGGGCGCCTTCATCGGTGGATTGGTGGCGCGTCACGCGCTGAAACA TGTGAGTCCTCGGCGTCTAATGCTTGTCGGCATGTTTTTCCAAGTCTTCTGTGGCTGCATTACTGGCTTGGTGACAAATTTCCAACTACACATTTATTTCCGCTGCTTAACCTCCATCGCTTGTACCGTTATCATGTCTGCTGGTCAGGTTATAT TAATGGACATTACAGACGGGCGTGCGAAAACCATCGTCACCACGCTTTCGGAGTTATTCTGGGGCATTGGACTTATACTGCTGCCGGGcatatcaatatttttcgatAGCTGGAGTTATTTGTATGTGGCCATATCGGCTTCGGTGcttattttgatatttgtgCATAG ATGGATAGCCGATTCGCCACGCTGGCTACTAAGTTGCGATAAATTAGATCAAGCGCTCGAACAGTTACTAAATTCGGCCACAATTAACCATCGATCCATACCACTAGACTTAGAGGAAAAGTTGGCGCATCAAGCGAAGCACTTACAACAAGAAGCAACGTGTGCGCCACGCTATTGGTCCATCTGGGATAAGACCACCGAACGTCAGTACATTTGCTGCGTGCACGTTGCGTGGGTCGGTGCTATTATTCTGCATAATGTCACGCTCCTGATGATTCGAACCATGGGCACCGAGTATATACATGTCAACACCGTGTGCTTGG GTCTCTCCGAGGTGCTCGGCATCTTTATTGGTCTCTATTTGATACTCTACACCAGACGTCGTTGGCTTTGGTGTGGTCAACTGTTGACGTTAGCGGGTGCCGTTACCTATCTAATCTGGACTGTGCCAAATACGT TAAAACCAAGTCGCCGTGTCGGCTTCGAAATGATCTTCTGGATGTTTTTGAAGTTCGCAACTGCCGTTACTTTCGCCGTGCTTGCTACGTGTACCGGTGAAATCGTTTCGTCCGAGAAACGTCCCTCATTAATGTACTCTGTGGTGACGCATAGTCGCTTCTGGCTTATCTTTGGTCCATCTATAGCGGTTACAATTCAATTTCACAACTTAATCCCCATCACAGTGTTAGCCTCTTTGGCAGTCGTTACGGGGGTACTGCTTTGCTTCCTTAATCGTGCCTTCTGGAATATGGAAAAACCGCGCGTGGCTAAAGTGCTTACGCCGAAGACATATCGACGCAATTCTTCGGCTGAGCTTTTGCGACGTAGTTCACTTGGTACGAAATCGGAATTTTATGACAATTCTTTAACGATAAGCATATCCGATCTGTGGTTGGTAAATTCGCAATTCGAAACCATAACGGAACAAGAAGATGCAGCTGCGCCAAAGGAGAAGTATGAGAGAGAAAGGGAAAATGAGAAGCAAATATCCGAAGAGCATTTGTAG